In a single window of the Silurus meridionalis isolate SWU-2019-XX chromosome 8, ASM1480568v1, whole genome shotgun sequence genome:
- the LOC124389703 gene encoding GSK3-beta interaction protein isoform X3 — MEVDYQPEDLPMSSYDERSIEHGVKDMRLEAEAIVSDVHFAVSNMFVSKTLTNGLDLAFINVETREGKRYCLELSEAGLRVVGHTFDQVDAGLSTQYHETVYSLLDSLSPGYREAFGNALLQRLERLKQNGQ, encoded by the exons ATGGAGGTGGACTATCAGCCTGAGGATCTGCCCATGTCCTCATATGATGAGCGCAGTATTGAGCACGGTGTGAAAGACATGCGGCTGGAGGCTGAAGCCATAGTCAGCGACGTCCATTTTGCAGTGAGCAACATGTTCGTGTCCAAAACTCTCACCAACGGCCTGGATCTGGCTTTCATCAACGTGGAGACCAGAGAAGGGAAGCGCTACTGCTTAGAGCTCAGTGAAGCAGGACTCAGG GTAGTGGGACACACCTTTGACCAGGTGGATGCAGGCCTAAGCACTCAGTATCATGAGACTGTTTACTCGCTCCTGGACTCTCTCAGCCCGGGTTACAGAGAAGCCTTCGGAAACGCCCTGCTCCAGCGACTCGAGAGGCTCAAACAAAACGGACAGTGA
- the LOC124389703 gene encoding GSK3-beta interaction protein isoform X1: MVVGVILFVCLFVKHTTSLRSSDLCPVGMEVDYQPEDLPMSSYDERSIEHGVKDMRLEAEAIVSDVHFAVSNMFVSKTLTNGLDLAFINVETREGKRYCLELSEAGLRVVGHTFDQVDAGLSTQYHETVYSLLDSLSPGYREAFGNALLQRLERLKQNGQ, encoded by the exons ATGGTTGTCGGggtaattttgtttgtttgtctgtttgtcaaGCACACTACGTCACTACGATCATCTGACTTATGTCCTGTT GGGATGGAGGTGGACTATCAGCCTGAGGATCTGCCCATGTCCTCATATGATGAGCGCAGTATTGAGCACGGTGTGAAAGACATGCGGCTGGAGGCTGAAGCCATAGTCAGCGACGTCCATTTTGCAGTGAGCAACATGTTCGTGTCCAAAACTCTCACCAACGGCCTGGATCTGGCTTTCATCAACGTGGAGACCAGAGAAGGGAAGCGCTACTGCTTAGAGCTCAGTGAAGCAGGACTCAGG GTAGTGGGACACACCTTTGACCAGGTGGATGCAGGCCTAAGCACTCAGTATCATGAGACTGTTTACTCGCTCCTGGACTCTCTCAGCCCGGGTTACAGAGAAGCCTTCGGAAACGCCCTGCTCCAGCGACTCGAGAGGCTCAAACAAAACGGACAGTGA
- the LOC124389703 gene encoding GSK3-beta interaction protein isoform X2, which produces MSRKCTGELPPEEGMEVDYQPEDLPMSSYDERSIEHGVKDMRLEAEAIVSDVHFAVSNMFVSKTLTNGLDLAFINVETREGKRYCLELSEAGLRVVGHTFDQVDAGLSTQYHETVYSLLDSLSPGYREAFGNALLQRLERLKQNGQ; this is translated from the exons ATGAGCCGGAAGTGCACAGGTGAACTGCCCCCGGAGGAG GGGATGGAGGTGGACTATCAGCCTGAGGATCTGCCCATGTCCTCATATGATGAGCGCAGTATTGAGCACGGTGTGAAAGACATGCGGCTGGAGGCTGAAGCCATAGTCAGCGACGTCCATTTTGCAGTGAGCAACATGTTCGTGTCCAAAACTCTCACCAACGGCCTGGATCTGGCTTTCATCAACGTGGAGACCAGAGAAGGGAAGCGCTACTGCTTAGAGCTCAGTGAAGCAGGACTCAGG GTAGTGGGACACACCTTTGACCAGGTGGATGCAGGCCTAAGCACTCAGTATCATGAGACTGTTTACTCGCTCCTGGACTCTCTCAGCCCGGGTTACAGAGAAGCCTTCGGAAACGCCCTGCTCCAGCGACTCGAGAGGCTCAAACAAAACGGACAGTGA